The Bacilli bacterium PM5-9 DNA window TGGTACTGAAATAGCAAAAAGAGCGAAAGAAGCAAAAATCACAAAAGTGGTATTTGACCGTGGTGGTTACTTATATCATGGACGTGTTAAAGCATTAGCTGATGCAGCTAGAGAAGCTGGATTAGAATTCTAAAAGGAGGTAATACAATGGATCGCAAACCTAGAAGAAAAAAAGAAAACGATCAATTCGAAGAGCGTGTTGTTACGATAAACCGTGTAACGAAAGTTGTTAAAGGTGGACGTCGTTTTAGATTTGCTGCTTTAGTTGTCGTTGGAGATAAAAATGGTAAGGTTGGATTCGGAACTGGTAAAGCAAATGAAGTTCCAGATGCAATTAAGAAAGCCATTGAAAATGCAAAAAACAATCTTGTTACTGTACCTATTATTAATCAATCAACTATTCCTCATGAAATTACAGGTAAATTTGGAGCTGGTAAAGTATTCTTAAAACCTGCTGCACAAGGTACTGGAGTAATTGCTGGTGGACCTGTTCGTGCCGTTTTAGAGTTAGCAGGAGTTAAAGATATTTTATCTAAATCAATTGGATCAAGTACTCCAATCAATATGGTTAGAGCAACTGTTCAAGGATTAACTGAGTTAAAAACTGCTGAATCTTACGCACAATTAAGAGGAAAAACAGTTGAGGAAATAAGAGGTTATTAAAATGGTTGAAATTACTTTAAAAAGAAGCTTAATTGGTTCTAAGAAAAACCAAAAAGCTACTGCACAAGCTTTAGGATTATCAAAAATTAATCAAAAAGTACAAAAACAAGATAATGAAGCAACTCGTGGGATGATTAACGTAATCTCTCATTTAGTAGAAGTAAAAGAAGTTAAATAGGAGGTGTAATTAATGAAGTTACATGAATTAACTTATACGGAAGGTGCTCGCCATAAGAAAAAACGTATTGGGCGTGGTACTGGTTCAGGTACTGGAAAAACTGCTGGTAGAGGGATGAAAGGTCAAAACTCTCGTTCAGGTGGTGGAGTAAGACCAGGATTTGAAGGGGGACAAACTCCATTATTCCAACGTTTACCAAAACGTGGATTTACAAATTATACAAGAAAAGAATATACTATTATAAACTTAGATGTTTTAAATAGATTTGAAGATGGTACAAAAGTTACTCCAGAATTATTAGTAGAATCAGGGCTTGCTAAACAAGTTAAAACAGGAATTAAAATTTTAGGTAATGGTAACCTAGAGAAAAAATTAGAAATTTCAGCACATAAATTTTCAAAATCAGCAAAAGAAGCTATTGAAAATGCTGGTGGAAGTATTATTGAACTGTAATGAAAAGAATTAAATCAATTTTAACCAACCCTGAGTTAAAGAAAAAAGTATTATATACATTAATGATTCTGTTAATATTTAGAATTGGGGTTCATATCAGTATCCCAGGAATAGATGTAAGGCATCTTAAAGATGCAACAGTTGGTTCAGGTGCAGGTATATTTGAAATGATGAATATGCTTGGTGGAGATGCTTTGAAAAACTATTCAATATTTGGACTAGGAGTTGGACCATACATCACAGCATCAATCGTAATTCAGTTATTAGCAATGGATATTGTTCCTTACTTATCTGATTTACAAAATGGTGGAGATGCTGGTCGTAAAAAATTGTCACAGTTAACTAGATATGCAGCAATTGTTTTATCATTTGCTCAAGGATATATGTTAACGTTTGCATTTAATACGCAATATGCGATTGTTGAAAATCCAACAGTAGTCGGATTTGTAACAATTTCATTAATTATGACAGCAGGAGCATTATTTATTTTATGGCTTGCTGATCAAATTACAATGAAAGGTATTGGAAACGGTACATCAATGATTATCTTTGCTGGTATTGTTGATAAAGTGCCACTTTCATTCTATAAAATAATGAAAAGTTTTTTCCAAAACCCAGCTAATTCAACTTTAATTGCAACAATTCTGTCAATTGGAGTATTGGTTTTATTTGTTGCATTAGTAGTATTTACAGTATATACTCAACAAGCAACAAGAAAGATACCTGTGCAATATGCAAGTAACACTTCAAAAGCAGGTGAAACAACATATTTGCCATTTAAAATAAATGTAGCAGGTGTTATTCCAGTAATCTTTGCATCGGCAGTCTTAATGGCGCCAGCAACTATATTACAATTATTTGCAAAAGATGGTAATAGTGTAGTAACATTTTTAACTAAATTGTTTGATTATTCTACACCACAAGGATTATGCCTATATATCGTATTAATCTTTGCATTTACATATTTCTATGCAAATTTACAAGTTGATGCAAAAAAACTAACTGAAAACTTAGGTCGTTCTGGTGGTTATATCATTGGAATTAGACCAGGTCAAGAAACAATGAATTTTGTTAAGAAAACTG harbors:
- a CDS encoding small subunit ribosomal protein S5 (product_source=KO:K02988; cath_funfam=3.30.160.20,3.30.230.10; cog=COG0098; ko=KO:K02988; pfam=PF00333,PF03719; superfamily=54211,54768; tigrfam=TIGR01021), whose protein sequence is MDRKPRRKKENDQFEERVVTINRVTKVVKGGRRFRFAALVVVGDKNGKVGFGTGKANEVPDAIKKAIENAKNNLVTVPIINQSTIPHEITGKFGAGKVFLKPAAQGTGVIAGGPVRAVLELAGVKDILSKSIGSSTPINMVRATVQGLTELKTAESYAQLRGKTVEEIRGY
- a CDS encoding large subunit ribosomal protein L30 (product_source=KO:K02907; cath_funfam=3.30.1390.20; cog=COG1841; ko=KO:K02907; pfam=PF00327; superfamily=55129; tigrfam=TIGR01308); its protein translation is MVEITLKRSLIGSKKNQKATAQALGLSKINQKVQKQDNEATRGMINVISHLVEVKEVK
- a CDS encoding large subunit ribosomal protein L15 (product_source=KO:K02876; cath_funfam=3.100.10.10; cog=COG0200; ko=KO:K02876; pfam=PF00828; superfamily=52080; tigrfam=TIGR01071) encodes the protein MKLHELTYTEGARHKKKRIGRGTGSGTGKTAGRGMKGQNSRSGGGVRPGFEGGQTPLFQRLPKRGFTNYTRKEYTIINLDVLNRFEDGTKVTPELLVESGLAKQVKTGIKILGNGNLEKKLEISAHKFSKSAKEAIENAGGSIIEL
- a CDS encoding preprotein translocase subunit SecY (product_source=KO:K03076; cath_funfam=1.10.3370.10; cog=COG0201; ko=KO:K03076; pfam=PF00344; superfamily=103491; tigrfam=TIGR00967; transmembrane_helix_parts=Inside_1_16,TMhelix_17_36,Outside_37_68,TMhelix_69_91,Inside_92_117,TMhelix_118_140,Outside_141_144,TMhelix_145_167,Inside_168_173,TMhelix_174_196,Outside_197_210,TMhelix_211_233,Inside_234_261,TMhelix_262_284,Outside_285_303,TMhelix_304_326,Inside_327_364,TMhelix_365_387,Outside_388_396,TMhelix_397_414,Inside_415_430) — translated: MKRIKSILTNPELKKKVLYTLMILLIFRIGVHISIPGIDVRHLKDATVGSGAGIFEMMNMLGGDALKNYSIFGLGVGPYITASIVIQLLAMDIVPYLSDLQNGGDAGRKKLSQLTRYAAIVLSFAQGYMLTFAFNTQYAIVENPTVVGFVTISLIMTAGALFILWLADQITMKGIGNGTSMIIFAGIVDKVPLSFYKIMKSFFQNPANSTLIATILSIGVLVLFVALVVFTVYTQQATRKIPVQYASNTSKAGETTYLPFKINVAGVIPVIFASAVLMAPATILQLFAKDGNSVVTFLTKLFDYSTPQGLCLYIVLIFAFTYFYANLQVDAKKLTENLGRSGGYIIGIRPGQETMNFVKKTVNKLNFLGASSLAIIAAIPVILPMITNISRNEAYGLGGTGLIIVVGVALEFVNKIDSTSDVKKQKSFIK